Genomic DNA from Alistipes indistinctus YIT 12060:
TCAGTTCATTCATCTTGCGCCGGGCCTCCTCTACCACGCCGTCGGTCTTGTCGGTGTAGCCGTCCACGATGCTCTGGTAAGTCGCCTTCGCCTGGAACGCGTCGTTCTGCTGCACGTAAATATCGCCCAGAATCAGGAACGCCTTACCGGTCCAGTATTGATAGGGCGAGTTTTGCTCGGCCAGCGCGAACACTTCGGCCTCGGCCTCCTTAAGCTTGCCCTGTTTGTACAGGATCGACACGATCCGGTAGCGGCTCTCGGCCCCTTCCCGCGTCCGCTCTACTGCCACCTGGCGGTAGAGTTTCAGTGCTTCGTCGTCGTGTCCGTCGGCCTGCAGCGCGCGGGCCTTCGCAAAGTTGGCCTCACGGGTCAGGTCGGCCGTCACGTACGGCGAGGCGAGCACCTCGTCGGCAGCCCGGCCCATCTCGGCGACATTACCCGTCGCGATCACCGCACTGAGGTAACCGCCCAATGCCGAAGCGATATCGGCGGACTTGATCGCCACCGTCGAAAGGGTTTTGTACAAAGCCGCCGCCTGTGGATAATGTTTGTCCTCGACCTGCATTTTGGCAGCCTGTTGCAGTGCGGGAACTTTGTATTCGCTCATCGGCATCGAGCCCACCTCCTCGAAGGCGGCCAGCGCACCGGCCCGGTTCCCCTCGCGCAGCGAACAATCGCCCAACGCATAAAGCGCCTCGATACGGAACGAGCCCTTGGGATACTGGCGCAGGTAGTTATCCATCAACGTCAGCGCCCGGGCATAGTCGCCGTTCTGGTAAACACGGTTGGCCGCAGTGTACGACAGCGAATCGCGCTCGACCATCGTCACATTCGTTTCGACCCCGCTCTCCCGGGCAAACGCCACATAGCTGTCCACATCATTATTGTCCACGTAGATATTCCGGATGCTCAGCATCGCATCTTTCGCCTGGCGTGACGACGGGAACTCGGCAACGATCTGTTTGTAATAGCGCAGCGCCTCGTTCCCGTTGCCGAGGTTCTGGTAGGTAAGTCCCAACTGCGAAAGAGCCGGCAGATAATAGGGCGATTCGGGATAGGTCGCCGTCAGCCGCTTGAGCACCGCCGCACCGTCGTTGAAACGTTCGGTCTGCACGTAGGTGCGGCCCAGTTCGTACATCGCATCGTCCACATAATCCCCCTTGCCCGACGAGATGATATCCCTGAGCGACTCGATCTTGCGGTCGCGCTGATCCAGCAGGCCCAGCATCACCGCGCGCTGGAACTGCGCGTAGTCGGTCGCCGGCGCATTCAGGCGGATCGCCTGGTCGTAGTTATTGACCGCCTCGCGGTAATCGCGCTGGGCAAATGCCGCATCGCCGAGCCGGTTGTAAGCATCGGCCCGCAGGTTGTCGCGCGTGGGATAGACCGACAGGAACTTGTGGAAACTGGCCGCCGCATCGCCCCAGCGCTGGGTATTGAAGTAGCAATACCCCAAATTGTAATGAGCCACCTTGTTCTCATACTCGGTGCCGGGCGAAAGCTGGATATAGTCCCTGTACAGCGGAATGGCACGCGCATAGTTGCCCTGCCGCGCGTAAGTTTCGGCCCGCCAAAACTTCGTCAGTGCGGAATATTTCGCATTGAACCGGTTTGCATCGGCCACATCGAACATCCTGAGCGCCTCGGGATACTCCTCTTTCTGGAACTGCTCCAACGCCCGGAAATAGGCGATTTTCTGCATCGCGGCCTTCACATTGTTGTCCGGGTCGCGCACCTGTTTAATGGCTTCATAGGCCGCCTCATAGTTGCGCGAATTGAAGTACGCGGCCAACAGCAGCTCACGCGCCTCGTCGATGCGCGGCGAATCGGGGTACGCCTGCACATAGCCGGCCAGCGTCGTAATCGCTTCGTTGAATGCGCCGCCGCCCAGCTCGTATTGCAGTTTGCCGGCGTTGAGCATCGCCTCGCGCTTGATTTCGAGACTGTAATCGGATGCCGAAGCCAACACGAACGCGCGCAGTGCCTTCTGCTTATCGCCGAGTTTGAGGTAGCAGTCGCCCAGGTGGAACGCCGCATTCTGCCCCAGTTCGCCCCCCCCGGAAGCCACGTCCGTCAACTGAGTGCTGGCCTTGGTGTAGTACAGCTGGTTGTAGTTGCTGTATCCGGCCAGGTAAAGCTCCTCAGGGCCCATCTCTCCGCCGAGCTTTTCGTAATTCTCGATCTGGGCGAGTGCATCGGCGTACTGCCCCTGGCGGAAATAAGCTTCGCTCAGGATGCGGGCGATTTCGATCTCACGGGCTCCGGTCGCCTTGTTCAGCAACGGCACGCCATGCTCGACCACATAGGCGTAATTTCCCTGCCGGAATTCGATCTGCAACAGGTAGAACGGAATGATCGGCTCATAGGCGGGCAGCTCCGCTATCGAGGCGAAACCGCTTTTGGCAGCGTCCAGATCGCCGCGCGTATAATCTATATAGGCCTTGTAGTAGGTCGCATGGGGCGCATAAGCGGGATCGGTCGTACAATTCTGGAAATAAGAATAGGCTTTATCCTCGTCGCCGTTCTGGTAGGCGGCATGCCCCGTACGGTAATAATACTCCCCGATGCGCGAATAGGGCAGTTCGTGGGGATTGACGGTCAGCAAATGTTCGTAGGCCCGTTGGTAGTCGCCCTCCTTCTCCAGGATCGTGCCGAGAGCGAAATGGACATCGTTCAGGTAGATCGAATTGGGATAGTCCTCGACAAACCGTTCGAGCATTTCGCGGGCGCCCGTCTGCTGGCGTTCGGCGGCACAGAGCGCAGCATAATAGCGGGCTCGCATCCGGTAACCGGCATCATCGACGGACATCGCCCCGAGGGCCTTCTTGAATTCGGCGAGCGCCGAACCGTACTGCTGGCGCTCGTAGAGTTCCACGCCCTTATCGTAATGGTACTGCGGCCCGCGTTCGAGAGCCGATGCGGGATTCGCGCACACGGCCGAGAAAAGCACCGCCGCCGACAACAACCATCTGTTTTTCATATCGACAAAAATTAACGCTGTATCTGTATAGTTTTCCTCATTCGGTTCACAATGGTACACCTGCCCGGTCACCGGGAGACCTGTGCGTCCGGCACAGTTTCACCACTGTCCCCCCGCCGCCGGGACGAATGTTCCTTTGCAGCAATTTCCTTCCGCGGCTACCCGTCACGACTCCTGCCGCAGCGGCCCGCTCAGTTCAGCTATCCGCAGTTTCGCACTCCGCGAACGGGGATTGCGTTCGATCTCCTCCGGAGTCGGGACAACCGCCTTGCGGGTAACGACCTCGAAAGGCGTCTGCACCCGGCCGTAAAAATCTTTTTCGACCTTTCCCCCGAAGTTGCCGCTGCGCATAAAATTCTTCACCAGCCGGTCTTCGAGCGAATGATAGGTAATCACCGCCAGCCGCCCTCCCGGAGCCAGCGAGCGGACGGTCTGTTCGAGCATCATCTTCAGCGCCTCCATTTCGCCGTTCACTTCGATCCGGAGCGCTTGGAACAGTTTGGCAAGGAATTTACTCTCGCCGCCGCGCGGGGTAACCGGCGCTACCGCTGCGATCAGCTCATCGATCATCGCCAGCGGCCGTTCCGCCCGGCTACGTTCGATACACTGCGTGATGCGGTGCGGGGAATCCAGCTCGCCGTAATCGCGCAAAAGCGTCGTCAACCGGACATGGTCGTAACCGTTCACCACGTCGGCCGCCGTCAGGTGGGCCCGCTGGTTCATCCGCATGTCGAGCGGCGCATCGTAGCGAAACGAAAAACCGCGCTGCCGCGTATCGAAATGGTGCGACGAAACGCCCAGATCGGCCAGGATGCCGTCCACCCGTTCAATCCCGTAATAGCGCAGCCACGTGTGCATGAAGCGGAAATTGCTTTCGACGAATGTCAACCGGGGATCTTCGGGCAGGTTCGCCCGTGCATCGCGGTCCTGGTCGAACGCAAAAAGGCGCCCCTGCGGGCCGAGCCGGTGGAGAATCCCGCGCGAATGACCGCCGCCGCCGAAAGTCAGGTCGACATAAATCCCTGCGGGCCGAATGGCAAGACCCTCAAGGCTTTCATCGAACAGAACCGGCACATGGTAGACACTCATACGGGACAGCTTGAAAAATCCGTCGTAAAGGTATAAAAATTACCCGATTTTTGCGGATAAAACGGCAATATTCTACCTTTGCAGGAACAAGTGTCACAAGAGTGGAAACGAACGATACCCTGCAAGTGGATGTGGACAAGGTGCTCGCAGACAAAAATCCAGGTCTGGCGCGCCTGTTGCCCCGTTTTGTCAAGGCCTACCTCAAGAGGATCGTGCATCAGGACGAAGTCAATTACGTGCTGAGGAGTTTCTCGCACCAGCCGCCTGTCGGATTCGTCCGTTCGACGCTCGACTACATGGAGATCACCCACCGCGCCGTGGGCCTCGAACGCCTTTCCCTCGACGGGCGCTACCTTTTCGCCTCGAACCATCCCTTCGGCGGCATGGACGGCATGATGCTCTGCGACGAACTGGACAACTATTTCGGTTCGAGCCGCATCATCGTCAACGACATCCTGATGAACCTCAAACCGCTGGCTCCGCTGTTCATTCCCGTGAACAAGCACGGCAGGCAAAACAGCGACTATGCGCAGCGGTTCCGCGCAACGCTTGCCGGCAACGAGCAGATCGCCACCTTCCCCGCCGGCCTTTGCTCGCGGCGCATCAAAGGCTCGGTATGCGACTTGCCCTGGAAACCGAGTTTCGTCAAAAACGCCATCGAAAGCCGGCGCGATATCGTTCCGGTCTACTTCGAAGGGAAGTTGTCGAACTTCTTCTACAACCTCTCGTCGATTCGCACCGCACTGGGTATCAAGGCCAATATCGAGATGCTCTACCTGGCCGACGAAATGTTCTCCCAACGCGGCCGCCACTTCGACATCTATTTCGGCGAACCGGTCCCGTGGCAGCGGCTTGCCACCGGAGAACCGCCCGTCCGGCTGGCACAGCAAATCCGCGAACAGGCCTATGCGCTGCGTCCGGCACACCGATAGAACCCGGCCCGGCACGTCACCACAGCCCCGCACCGTCTCCGTCCTCTCTCCAAACATCTTGATCCGATCCCAAAGTACTCTCCCGGGAAAGGGTGCAATGCTCCGCATGCAGTCAGGGTGTTAACAAATCGTTCAGTTCAGCCAAAAAAAAGCGGGACAGCGCGGTTATTCTCAGGATTTGTGTAAATTTGTCAATGCTAAACCGCTTTTTATGATACCCATCATAGACCCTGTGGATCGCACCCTGATCCTGAAGGAACTCACAGCAGACAAACTACTGCGCAAGACCAACAACGGAGGCAACGAAATCTACGTCGTCACGGCCCGCAACAGCCCGAACATCATGCAGGAACTGGGACGCCTGCGCGAACTGTCGTTCCGCGACGCAGGCGGCGGCACCGGCGCAGCGGTCGACATCGATGCAGAGGACACGGCGGAAGAGGGCTACCAACAACTGTTCGTCTGGGATCCCAAAGCGCAGGAGATCGTCGGCGGGTACCGCTTCATCGTCTCGCGCACGCCGCATCCGAAGCACATGTCCACCGAACACTACTTCCGCTTCAGCGACAAATTCCGCAACGAATTCCTGCCCTACACCATCGAACTGGGCCGTTCGTTCGTACAGCCGCTCTACCAGGGGATCCGCCAAAATCCCAAAGGGCTCTACTCGCTCGACAACCTGTGGGACGGCCTCGGCGCACTGGTCGTCACCAACCCCGACATGAAATATTTTTTCGGCAAGGTGACCATGTACGGCGACTACAACAAAGAGGCGCGCGACCTGCTGATCTATTTCCTGAAGAAATACTTTCCGGACCGCGACAAGCTGGTCGATCCGATCTACCCGATCGAGCTCGACATCGACAACGAAGCGATGGGAGCCGTCTTCTGCGGAGAAAGCTACGCCGAGGATTACAAAATCCTGACCCGCGAAATCCGCAAATGCCGCGAGAACATTCCGCCGCTGATCAACTCCTACATGAACATCTCACCGTCGATGCGGGTGTTCGGCACCGTCAAAAACCCCGATTTCGGCGAGGTCGAAGAGACCGGCATCCTGATCACGATCAGCGACATCTACCCGGTCAAGTCGGAACGGCATTTCAAAATAATGGATTAAATACACGGGGCGAGCGCAAAATAAACTGGCCGCAGAAAACGGGATAACCGTCCCGTCCCGATTGTCCGGGAGCTCCGTACAGGGCAGCGCCTTTCCATACATCCGGCGACAGTTCCGATACCCGTGGTGAAGTATCCCCGCCACAAATAGAAAAAACGCACGGTCGACGACCGTGCGTTTAGCATGATTCCGCAGCCCGTCGCTGCATTCCCGTATCGTCATATCACCGTATTTACCCTCTCGCCGTATCATCGCGGCTGGCAACCGGGACAATAATA
This window encodes:
- a CDS encoding tetratricopeptide repeat protein — protein: MKNRWLLSAAVLFSAVCANPASALERGPQYHYDKGVELYERQQYGSALAEFKKALGAMSVDDAGYRMRARYYAALCAAERQQTGAREMLERFVEDYPNSIYLNDVHFALGTILEKEGDYQRAYEHLLTVNPHELPYSRIGEYYYRTGHAAYQNGDEDKAYSYFQNCTTDPAYAPHATYYKAYIDYTRGDLDAAKSGFASIAELPAYEPIIPFYLLQIEFRQGNYAYVVEHGVPLLNKATGAREIEIARILSEAYFRQGQYADALAQIENYEKLGGEMGPEELYLAGYSNYNQLYYTKASTQLTDVASGGGELGQNAAFHLGDCYLKLGDKQKALRAFVLASASDYSLEIKREAMLNAGKLQYELGGGAFNEAITTLAGYVQAYPDSPRIDEARELLLAAYFNSRNYEAAYEAIKQVRDPDNNVKAAMQKIAYFRALEQFQKEEYPEALRMFDVADANRFNAKYSALTKFWRAETYARQGNYARAIPLYRDYIQLSPGTEYENKVAHYNLGYCYFNTQRWGDAAASFHKFLSVYPTRDNLRADAYNRLGDAAFAQRDYREAVNNYDQAIRLNAPATDYAQFQRAVMLGLLDQRDRKIESLRDIISSGKGDYVDDAMYELGRTYVQTERFNDGAAVLKRLTATYPESPYYLPALSQLGLTYQNLGNGNEALRYYKQIVAEFPSSRQAKDAMLSIRNIYVDNNDVDSYVAFARESGVETNVTMVERDSLSYTAANRVYQNGDYARALTLMDNYLRQYPKGSFRIEALYALGDCSLREGNRAGALAAFEEVGSMPMSEYKVPALQQAAKMQVEDKHYPQAAALYKTLSTVAIKSADIASALGGYLSAVIATGNVAEMGRAADEVLASPYVTADLTREANFAKARALQADGHDDEALKLYRQVAVERTREGAESRYRIVSILYKQGKLKEAEAEVFALAEQNSPYQYWTGKAFLILGDIYVQQNDAFQAKATYQSIVDGYTDKTDGVVEEARRKMNELK
- the rsmH gene encoding 16S rRNA (cytosine(1402)-N(4))-methyltransferase RsmH, which codes for MSVYHVPVLFDESLEGLAIRPAGIYVDLTFGGGGHSRGILHRLGPQGRLFAFDQDRDARANLPEDPRLTFVESNFRFMHTWLRYYGIERVDGILADLGVSSHHFDTRQRGFSFRYDAPLDMRMNQRAHLTAADVVNGYDHVRLTTLLRDYGELDSPHRITQCIERSRAERPLAMIDELIAAVAPVTPRGGESKFLAKLFQALRIEVNGEMEALKMMLEQTVRSLAPGGRLAVITYHSLEDRLVKNFMRSGNFGGKVEKDFYGRVQTPFEVVTRKAVVPTPEEIERNPRSRSAKLRIAELSGPLRQES
- a CDS encoding 1-acyl-sn-glycerol-3-phosphate acyltransferase — its product is METNDTLQVDVDKVLADKNPGLARLLPRFVKAYLKRIVHQDEVNYVLRSFSHQPPVGFVRSTLDYMEITHRAVGLERLSLDGRYLFASNHPFGGMDGMMLCDELDNYFGSSRIIVNDILMNLKPLAPLFIPVNKHGRQNSDYAQRFRATLAGNEQIATFPAGLCSRRIKGSVCDLPWKPSFVKNAIESRRDIVPVYFEGKLSNFFYNLSSIRTALGIKANIEMLYLADEMFSQRGRHFDIYFGEPVPWQRLATGEPPVRLAQQIREQAYALRPAHR
- a CDS encoding GNAT family N-acetyltransferase, which codes for MIPIIDPVDRTLILKELTADKLLRKTNNGGNEIYVVTARNSPNIMQELGRLRELSFRDAGGGTGAAVDIDAEDTAEEGYQQLFVWDPKAQEIVGGYRFIVSRTPHPKHMSTEHYFRFSDKFRNEFLPYTIELGRSFVQPLYQGIRQNPKGLYSLDNLWDGLGALVVTNPDMKYFFGKVTMYGDYNKEARDLLIYFLKKYFPDRDKLVDPIYPIELDIDNEAMGAVFCGESYAEDYKILTREIRKCRENIPPLINSYMNISPSMRVFGTVKNPDFGEVEETGILITISDIYPVKSERHFKIMD